In the Mytilus trossulus isolate FHL-02 chromosome 1, PNRI_Mtr1.1.1.hap1, whole genome shotgun sequence genome, one interval contains:
- the LOC134710963 gene encoding uncharacterized protein LOC134710963 has protein sequence MSNWDLEIETAASEGDKMDETVIAQTNESLQLEDLKKEKAKAKSAFTKTRHSSLQIIEEDFPDREEIKVIQEKLINAEEKAMDIMGNLYDKYKHRNDIQNVMKTTKEMEKIEEEFTDAENECRDYLIESKVASSVGSSVSRISKRDNVNSENKVESKHVTEEKEVKPEFEQTTKEENNNKQWKSELGSDMWKQLKRVSIPILKGDKRNYQSWKAAFLACIDQAPATKEYKVLQLRQYVEGEALQVIENLGHSAVAYDAAKERLERKYGGKRRQITLYIEELENFKPMTEGIAKDIDHFADLLDIAVVNLKEAGRFEELKNGSLYNKLQRKMTESMLSRYHRWIFESGKTESVECLREWILQEAEFQTIASETIHGLSVNSSSNSQRNYKGNRRDGFRTFFGESQNESYTGNRVCKCCNGNHGVWKCDEFRKLTVNKRWDTAKRLQLCYRCLGHDHVGRQCPRSRACNLGGCKEVHNRLLHRDKQSFSEPKVPVRTESKTKQNYAAEKKENTDAATEGENQDRTMIGRDRKSNFVTLRTVPVILKNGNRTVSGNALLDDASTKTYINADVAAELGLQGQVQKVTDNVLNDNNETFETMPVEVRLQSHNGQTDVKIVAFTTNRVTGSLQPVDWKQHARKWDHLAGIKFPNLGKRPTVDMLIGLDYPDLHYSYRDIRGKPGEPIARLTLLGWTCIGDPNSGQDQTLFNRTYFVRGQEDRNDLDNIVRKFWEIENVKTPSENVFLSSDEQKALSKVEQSLDFKDGHYEVKVPWKTTHLHYRTIIIWH, from the coding sequence ATGAGTAATTGGGATTTGGAAATCGAAACAGCGGCAAGCGAGGGAGACAAAATGGACGAAACTGTAATTGCTCAAACGAACGAAAGTTTACAATTAGAAGATCTGAAGAAGGAAAAAGCGAAAGCGAAATCGGCATTCACAAAAACTAGACATTCATCACTACAAATTATTGAAGAAGATTTTCCGGATCGTGaagaaataaaagtaattcAAGAGAAACTGATAAATGCAGAAGAAAAAGCAATGGATATTATGGGGAATTTATACGACAAATACAAGCATAGAAATGACATTCAAAATGTgatgaaaacaacaaaagagATGGAAAAAATCGAAGAAGAATTTACAGACGCAGAAAATGAGTGTCGTGACTACTTGATCGAGAGCAAAGTTGCGTCAAGCGTTGGATCCAGTGTATCTAGAATATCAAAACGAGATAATGTGAATTCCGAAAATAAAGTGGAAAGTAAACATGTAACTGAAGAAAAGGAAGTTAAACCAGAATTTGAACAAACTACGAAAGAAGAAAATAACAACAAGCAATGGAAGTCAGAATTAGGAAGCGACATGTGGAAACAATTAAAAAGAGTTTCAATACCGATATTAAAAGGAGATAAGAGAAACTACCAGAGCTGGAAAGCTGCATTTCTAGCATGTATCGACCAAGCACCGGCGACAAAGGAATATAAAGTATTACAACTAAGACAATATGTGGAAGGTGAAGCGTTACAAGTTATCGAAAATTTAGGACATTCAGCAGTTGCGTATGATGCCGCAAAGGAGCGCTTAGAAAGAAAGTATGGAGGAAAACGAAGACAAATAACCCTGTATATAGAAGAACTTGAAAACTTTAAACCTATGACAGAAGGTATCGCTAAAGACATAGACCATTTTGCAGATTTACTGGATATAGCAGTTGTGAACTTGAAAGAAGCAGGTCGTTTCGAGGAGTTAAAGAATGGTTCTTTGTACAACAAATTGCAGCGAAAGATGACAGAATCTATGTTGTCGAGGTATCATCGTTGGATATTCGAAAGCGGAAAAACAGAATCAGTTGAATGTCTACGTGAGTGGATTTTACAGGAAGCAGAGTTTCAAACTATAGCCTCAGAAACAATACATGGATTAAGTGTAAACTCTAGTAGCAATTCACAGCGGAATTATAAAGGAAATCGTAGGGATGGATTTAGAACATTTTTTGGAGAATCGCAAAATGAAAGCTATACCGGAAATAGGGTGTGCAAGTGTTGTAACGGTAATCATGGAGTTTGGAAGTGTGATGAATTTCGGAAGTTAACCGTTAACAAGAGATGGGATACCGCAAAACGTTTACAGTTGTGTTATCGTTGCTTAGGACATGATCACGTAGGCAGACAGTGTCCGAGAAGTAGAGCATGTAACTTGGGTGGATGCAAAGAAGTGCACAACAGACTTTTACATAGAGATAAACAATCGTTCAGTGAGCCAAAAGTTCCAGTGAGAACCGAATCGAAAACAAAACAGAACTATGCTGCTGAAAAGAAGGAAAATACAGACGCCGCCACTGAGGGGGAGAATCAGGATCGCACAATGATTGGCCGAGACAGAAAATCAAACTTCGTTACACTTAGAACAGTAcctgtaatattaaaaaatggaaaCCGTACCGTAAGTGGTAATGCATTACTGGATGACGCAAGTACGAAAACGTATATCAACGCTGATGTTGCCGCCGAATTGGGACTTCAAGGACAAGTTCAGAAAGTGACAGATAATGTGTTAAATGACAATAATGAAACATTTGAAACTATGCCAGTCGAGGTAAGACTTCAAAGTCACAATGGTCAGACAGACGTCAAAATAGTCGCAttcactactaaccgtgtaacCGGAAGTTTACAGCCAGTTGACTGGAAACAACATGCTCGGAAATGGGACCATCTTGCAGGGATTAAATTTCCGAATCTAGGAAAGAGACCTACTGTTGATATGTTGATCGGACTGGACTATCCGGATCTACATTATTCTTATAGAGATATACGTGGTAAACCTGGAGAGCCAATTGCTAGACTAACACTGTTAGGTTGGACGTGCATCGGAGATCCGAATAGCGGACAGGATCAGACACTATTTAACCGAACTTATTTTGTTCGTGGACAAGAGGATCGAAACGATTTAGATAACATTGTTAGGAAGTTTTGGGAAATCGAAAATGTCAAAACACCAAGCGAAAACGTGTTTCTAAGCAGTGATGAGCAAAAAGCGTTGTCAAAGGTAGAGCAATCTTTGGATTTTAAGGATGGACACTACGAAGTTAAAGTACCGTGGAAGACGACACACCTTCATTACCGAACAATTATAATATGGCATTAA